The following proteins come from a genomic window of Acinonyx jubatus isolate Ajub_Pintada_27869175 chromosome C1, VMU_Ajub_asm_v1.0, whole genome shotgun sequence:
- the ELOA gene encoding elongin-A, which produces MHGGRSCGPRTRREPSSGEEAAPVTAMAAESALQVVEKLQARLAANPDPKKLLKYLKKLSTLPITVDILAETGVGKTVNSLRKHEHVGSFARDLVAQWKKLVPVERNSEPDEQDFDKSNSRKRPRDAVQKEEIEGDYQENWKASSSQSYSPDHRQKKHRKLSEPERTHKVSHVQERRDERKRCHRVSPVYSSDHESSDYGHVQSPPSSASPHQMSTDHYRSPEEDHEPFVPHQKPGKGHSNAFQDRLGVSQDRHLGDPQGKGVVSQNKEHRSSYKEKRPVDARGDGKASLSREKSHKSVSKEENRRPLSGDSTKEKPPSSVKKEKEKEGSTKKKFLPPLEVASDNHLKNKPKHRDPEKTKSDKNKQSLDSLDVGKGAGDPLPKVKERGSNNLKTSEGKVKSSHSDRKSVGSLPKVEEADMDDEFEQPTMSFESYLSYDQPRKKKKKIVKASATTLGEKGLKKTDSKSTNKNLDSVQKLPKVNENKSERLQPVGADSAKLKKVPADALPVLPDLPLPVIQANYRPLPTLELMSSFPPKRKALSSPQEEEEAGFTGRRMNSKMQVYSGSKCAYLPKMMTLHQQCIRVLKNNIDSIFEVGGVPYSVLEPVLERCTPDQLYRIEECNHVLIEETDQLWKVHCHRDFKEERPEEYESWREMYLRLQDAREQRLRVLTKNIRSAHANKPKGRQAKMAFVNSVAKPPRDVRRRQEKFGTGGAAVPEKIRIKPAPYPTGNSHTPSGSGSNSFSASPEEPTYDGPSTSGAHLAPVLSTVSYDPRKPTVKKIAPMMAKTIKAFKNRFSRR; this is translated from the exons ATGCACGGAGGGCGGAGCTGCGGCCCGAGGACGCGACGCGAGCCCAGTTCCGGCGAGGAGGCCGCGCCAGTGACAGCGATGGCGGCGGAGTCGGCGCTCCAAGTTGTGGAGAAGCTGCAGGCGCGCCTGGCCGCGAACCCGGACCCGAAGAAG CtcttgaaatatttgaagaaactcTCCACCTTGCCTATTACAGTAGACATTCTTGCG GAGACCGGGGTTGGGAAAACAGTAAATAGCTTACGAAAACATGAGCATGTCGGAAGCTTTGCCAGGGACCTAGTGGCCCAGTGGAAGAAGCTGGTTCCTGTGGAGCG aaACTCCGAGCCTGATGAACAGGACTTTGACAAGAGCAATTCCCGGAAGCGCCCCAGGGATGCTGTTCAGAAGGAGGAGATAGAGGGGGACTACCAGGAAAACTGGAAAGCCTCCAGTAGCCAATCCTATAGTCCTGACCACAGGcagaaaaaacacaggaaactcTCGGAACCTGAGCGAACTCACAAAGTGTCTCACGTTCAAGAGAggagagatgagagaaagaggTGCCATAGAGTTTCCCCGGTTTACTCTTCAGACCACGAATCTTCTGATTACGGCCATGTTCAGTCCCCTCCGTCATCTGCCAGTCCCCATCAAATGTCCACAGACCATTACAGATCCCCGGAGGAAGATCATGAGCCCTTTGTCCCACATCAGAAGCCTGGGAAAGGCCACAGTAATGCCTTTCAGGACAGACTGGGGGTCAGTCAGGACCGACACCTGGGGGATCCCCAGGGGAAAGGGGTTGTGAGTCAGAACAAGGAGCACAGATCTTCTTACAAGGAAAAACGTCCAGTGGATGCCAGGGGAGACGGGAAGGCGTCTTTAAGCAGAGAGAAATCACACAAGTCTGTCTCCAAAGAGGAAAACCGAAGGCCGCTCTCAGGGGATAGCACGAAGGAGAAACCACCCTCTAGTgtcaagaaagagaaggagaaagagggcagCACCAAGAAGAAGTTTTTACCCCCCTTGGAAGTTGCTTCAGACAACCACCTTAAAAACAAGCCAAagcacagagacccagagaaaaCCAAATCAGACAAAAATAAGCAGAGTCTAGACAGCTTAGATGTAGGAAAGGGGGCAGGAGACCCACTGCCCAAGGTGAAAGAGAGGGGTTCCAACAACCTAAAAACTTCAGAAGGGAAGGTAAAAAGTTCTCATTCAGATAGAAAGTCAGTGGGCTCCCTCCCTAAGGTTGAGGAGGCAGATATGGATGATGAATTTGAGCAGCCCACTATGTCTTTTGAGTCCTACCTCAGCTACGACCAGCCccggaagaaaaagaaaaagattgtgaAAGCCTCAGCCACGACTCTTGGAgaaaaaggacttaaaaaaacTGATTCGAAAAGCACTAATAAAAACTTGGACTCCGTTCAGAAATTACCTAAGGTAAATGAAAACAAGTCCGAGAGGCTTCAGCCAGTTGGAGCCGATTCAGCCAAGCTGAAAAAG GTCCCCGCTGATGCATTGCCCGTGTTGCCAGACCTCCCGTTACCCGTGATCCAGGCCAATTACCGGCCGCTTCCTACCCTGGAATTGATGTCCTCCTTCCCACCAAAGCGAAAAG CCCTGTCTTCaccccaggaagaggaagaagctggATTCACCGGACGGAGAATGAATTCCAAGATGCAGGTGTATTCTGGCTCCAAGTGTGCCTATCTCCCCAAAATGATGACCTTGCACCAGCAGTGCATCCGGGTTCTTAAAAACAACATCGATT CAATCTTTGAAGTGGGAGGCGTCCCGTATTCTGTCCTCGAACCCGTTTTGGAGAGGTGTACGCCTGATCAACTGTACCGCATAGAGGAATGCAATCAC GTATTAATTGAGGAAACAGATCAATTATGGAAAGTTCATTGTCACCGAGACTTTAAGGAAGAAAGGCCGGAAGAGTATGAGTCGTGGCGGGAGATGTACCTGCGGCTTCAGGATGCCCGGGAGCAGCGGCTACGAGTACTGACAAAGAATATCAGATCTGCACATGCCAATAAGCCCAAAG GCCGGCAGGCAAAGATGGCCTTTGTCAACTCTGTGGCCAAGCCCCCTCGTGATGTTCGGCGGAGACAGGAGAAGTTTGGAACTGGAGGAGCAGCTGTGCCTGAGAAAATTAG GATTAAGCCGGCCCCATACCCCACAGGAAACAGCCACACTCCCTCCGGCAGTGGCAGCAACAGCTTCAGCGCCAGCCCCGAGGAGCCCACCTATGATGGTCCGAGCACCAGCGGTGCCCACTTGGCTCCCGTGCTCAGCACTGTTTCCTATGATCCTAGGAAACCGACTGTGAAGA AAATCGCCCCAATGATGGCCAAGACGATTAAAGCTTTCAAGAACAGGTTTTCCCGACGATAA